In the Podospora pseudocomata strain CBS 415.72m chromosome 5, whole genome shotgun sequence genome, one interval contains:
- a CDS encoding hypothetical protein (EggNog:ENOG503PX4D; COG:S), with translation MAPPATLRGASRGTRGRCGAPRGARGSNARGDAVTGGRGARSITPVAAPQADSQPSPEQAMIPTPTRRRVPKAPEPMGKPWAVSSMTWRADEGSLKKLETGEFSDATILADGRTWRVHRMLLSTRSRWFAEAFEKQSPGEDEGEPEINLRELKTEFVDMLLRTLYSNRLPDQYLNIRGANATFSTYIKIFNLADQFGVETMCNDALTLLGQLADRHLEDLCTFDKAQSGREGVPEPKPAFPYHNLGIAILEAFSEERTVTDKRAQYLLANFLYAGRAVLLENQVLRDIVDRNVHLAAAMWHASQGRNLAGWLPDPEVISHRLRAFDHSRKTQHPDRCELCDDVFDYGAHKRVMFDPYKVVLRPAGYCGVCVEKYKDDPGCLFRRRGKMDKLGGDVVAGYQG, from the exons ATGGCCCCTCCCGCCACGCTCAGAGGTGCCTCGCGCGGCACGCGCGGCAGATGCGGCGCTCCCAGGGGTGCCAGAGGCTCCAATGCGCGCGGTGATGCCGTTACTGGTGGGCGTGGCGCCCGTTCCATCACACCTGTTGCTGCTCCCCAGGCCGATTCCCAGCCATCCCCCGAGCAAGCAATGATTCCCACACCCACACGCCGCAGAGTTCCCAAGGCCCCTGAGCCCATGGGCAAGCCTTGGGCTGTCAGCTCCATGACTTGGAGAGCTGATGAAGGTTCGCTCAA GAAGCTCGAGACGGGCGAGTTCTCTGACGCGACGATCTTGGCTGACGGGAGAACCTGGAGAGTTCATCGAATGCTCCTCAGCACCCGATCCCGCTGGTTTGCGGAGGCGTTTGAGAAGCAGAGTccgggggaggatgaagggGAGCCGGAGATTAACCTGAGGGAGTTGAAGACTGAGTTTGTGGATATGCTGCTGCGGACACTTTATTCCAACC GCTTGCCCGACCAGTACCTCAACATCCGCGGCGCAAACGCCACCTTTTCAACCTATATCAAAatcttcaacctcgccgaTCAGTTCGGCGTCGAGACCATGTGCAACGACGCCCTGACACTCCTAGGCCAACTCGCCGACCGGCACCTCGAGGACCTCTGCACCTTCGACAAAGCTCAATCCGGCCGCGAGGGCGTGCCAGAGCCAAAGCCGGCGTTTCCGTATCACAATCTCGGTATTGCTATCCTCGAAGCCTTTAGTGAGGAGCGCACCGTCACCGATAAACGCGCGCAGTATCTGCTTGCCAACTTTCTCTACGCCGGCCGTGCGGTGCTGCTAGAGAACCAAGTCCTCAGGGACATTGTCGACCGCAACGTCcatctcgctgccgcgaTGTGGCACGCCAGTCAGGGGCGGAATCTAGCCGGTTGGCTGCCCGACCCTGAGGTGATCTCCCACCGTCTGCGCGCGTTTGATCACTCGAGAAAGACGCAGCATCCTGATCGATGCGAGCTTTGCGATGATGTTTTTGATTATGGGGCTCACAAGAGGGTCATGTTTGATCCGTACAAGGTTGTGCTTAGGCCGGCGGGTTACTGCGGAGTTTGTGTCGAGAAGTATAAGGATGACCCGGGGTGTTTGTTTCGGAGGCGGGGAAAGATGGATAAGCtggggggggatgttgttgcCGGTTATCAAGGCTGA
- a CDS encoding hypothetical protein (COG:S; EggNog:ENOG503P8Q8) — MRVEALLVCAALFGGTTVLGQVTPQANIKFITPPNIQEGEHDMRDNPVHEEGSLLPITWSPAPEGTRISLTLFQHNTTDGGSIGDFEYITQGTVGITRHPWIVATTKDLKDSDVFRIILFIEGETGGHTGTEFFNITRKKTTTTTTTTTSTTTLPTSIDKDDESNSSSTSAKSTPTDTENSNNSAQTTNRSEDITSSSSGLSTGAAAGIGIGATGAVILLAGAAFYFFFFKPRQEKKQAALLAASGVGGAGFPSPGVTPHQHYSQVPSQHGPPSMYSGYAGIPPSVSPGPSGMTEYKPPNYYGGQIPPQPPSERSGDWRGQPHEMAAGQMASYELPGHQQR; from the exons ATGCGGGTAGAGGCTCTCTTGGTATGTGCCGCCCTCTTTGGCGGTACCACTGTGCTGGGCCAAGTAACACCACAAGCGAACATCAAGTTCATTACTCCACCGAATATCCAAGAAGGCGAACATGATATGAGGGATAATCCGGTTCATGAAGAAGGCAGTCTGCTCCCAATCACCTGGTCACCAGCACCCGAGGGAACGAGAATCAGTCTGACCCTCTTtcaacacaacaccaccgacggcGGGTCTATTGGCGACTTTGAATACATCACTC AGGGCACTGTCGGGATTACACGGCACCCATGGATCGTGGCCACAACCAAAGACCTGAAGGACTCGGACGTCTTCAGAATCATCTTGTTCATCGAGGGAGAAACAGGAGGCCACACCGGCACCGAGttcttcaacatcacccGAAAGaaaaccacaacaacaacaacaacaaccacatccaccaccaccctgccCACGTCCATCGACAAAGACGACGAatccaacagctcctccacatccgccaaatcaaccccaaccgacacagaaaacagcaacaactcCGCCCAAACAACCAACCGCTCAGAAGAcatcacatcctcctcctccgggcTCTCCACCGGCGCCGCAGCAGGAATCGGCATCGGCGCAACCGGTGCCGTGATCCTTCTCGCAGGAGCAGCATTctacttcttcttcttcaaacCCCgccaagaaaagaaacaagccGCTCTTCTCGCCGCGagcggtgttggtggtgcagggTTCCCATCACCAGGAGTGACACCGCATCAGCATTACTCCCAGGTGCCGAGCCAGCATGGGCCGCCGTCGATGTACTCGGGTTATGCGGGGATTCCACCGTCTGTGTCGCCTGGTCCGTCGGGGATGACGGAGTACAAGCCGCCGAATTATTACGGGGGGCAAATACCGCCGCAGCCGCCAAGTGAGAGGAGTGGTGATTGGAGGGGGCAGCCGCATGAGATGGCGGCGGGGCAGATGGCGAGTTATGAGTTGCCGGGGCATCAGCAGAGGTAA
- a CDS encoding hypothetical protein (EggNog:ENOG503P3VW; COG:S) gives MACSMEEIPLASAPSFTALSYAWDSEHGTDPTICDGGLIYVTKNCVAALKNFCKDKSSNKRMWIAIIGDIYKKVTRVRVWLGEQDESNALVCEYFEKVAGFGGHWKDEQSPEDVALDLARKLPRLTRSMVGLFSRSWFTRAWPVQEVALPDPDLVRVICGNRCLSLYSLRMGWDVLKKLKVLPASASVDQAVSLQFYLADAIALKRGVAIHEPGHPRTGRTMRQKRAYQSLLMGLSQFSFTAGMNAMRFKSCQEAKTSCFLSMVFSSSLRLTTGFPSRRGPSLMLKSSKLLRWLASDLMETWMPSIRLAQQSNSYMRLFNNVLSHASHNLYNLVSSSLCSITRRLLMATNNLRAGRDKSYTTETEGLITLPSWTPD, from the exons ATGGCGTGCTCCATGGAAGAAATACCACTGGCCTCAGCTCCCTCTTTCACCGCACTATCCTACGCGTGGGACTCTGAACATGGAACCGACCCGACCATCTGCGATGGAGGTCTCATTTATGTGACAAAGAACTGTGTCGCTGCGCTCAAAAATTTCTGCAAGGACAAAAGCTCAAACAAGCGGATGTGG ATTGCCATCATTGGCGACATCTACAAGAAGGTGACTCGCGTCCGAGTGTGGCTTGGTGAACAGGACGAGTCTAATGCTCTAGTTTGTGAGTACTTTGAGAAGGTCGCTGGGTTTGGTGGCCATTGGAAGGATGAACAGAGTCCAGAAGATGTCGCACTAGACTTGGCCCGAAAATTGCCACGGCTAACGAGGAGTATGGTGGGTTTATTTTCCAGGTCTTGGTTCACCAGGGCATGGCCAGTTCAAGAAGTTGCGCTCCCAGACCCGGATCTCGTCAGGGTGATCTGCGGTAATAGATGCCTCAGCCTTTACAGCCTCCGTATGGGTTGGGATGTCCTAAAGAAGCTCAAGGTGCTCCCTGCCTCTGCCAGTGTTGATCAAGCTGTGTCTCTGCAGTTTTATCTGGCAGATGCCATTGCTTTGAAAAGGGGTGTTGCAATTCATGAACCTGGGCATCCTCGCACCGGACGGACCATGCGCCAAAAAAGAGCTTACCAGTCGCTCCTGATGGGTCTGTCTCAGTTTTCCTTCACAGCCGGCATGAATGCCATGCGCTTCAAGTCCTGCCAAGAGGCAAAGACAAGTTGTTTTCTCTCTATGGTGTTTTCAAGTAGCTTGAGATTGACCACGGGATTCCCATCACGACGTGGGCCGTCACTGATGCTGAAGTCTTCGAAGCTGTTACGCTGGCTTGCTTCAGATTTGATGGAAACGTGGATGCCATCCATCCGGCTTGCACAGCAGTCAAATTCTTACATGCGGCTCTTCAACAACGTTCTTTCTCACGCCAGTCACAATCTGTATAACCTTGTATCCAGTTCTCTATGTTCTATAACGCGCCGGTTGTTAATGGCTACAAACAACCTTCGAGCTGGACGAGACAAATCTTATACCACGGAAACAGAGGGTCTCATCACTTTGCCCTCTTGGACACCCGACTGA
- a CDS encoding hypothetical protein (EggNog:ENOG503NZQZ; COG:S): MSTFKNKVTITHIGTATAILDIDGITFLTDPFFSPAGTGFEFAGRICKVHDDPALQLDQLPHIDAVLLSHENHADNLDPPGRQLLDGRRVFTTVDGANNLAPRPSVIGFKDWEERKVRVAGKIFTITATPCKHWPGHECVGFIVHTEDFGVAADGKPNAIYFTGDTVYIPELARMAEKYHIVIALMNLGKATFDGLQITMCGKQGAQLFRDIKADVLVPMHHESWDHFTQNEPELAKELREEGVLDSVRWPKPGVPLEL, from the coding sequence ATGTCAACCTTCAAGAACAaagtcaccatcacccacaTCGGCACCGCtaccgccatcctcgacaTTGACGGCATCACCTTCCTAACcgaccccttcttctcccctgcCGGCACCGGATTCGAGTTCGCGGGCCGCATCTGCAAAGTCCACGACGACCCAGCCCTCCAACTCGACCAGCTCCCCCACATCGACGCGGTCCTCCTCAGCCACGAGAACCACGccgacaacctcgacccTCCCGGCCGTCAGCTTCTCGACGGCAGGCGGGTGTTTACCACCGTCGACGGCGCAAACAACCTTGCCCCTCGACCCAGCGTAATCGGCTTTAAGGACTGGGAGGAGCGCAAGGTTCGCGTTGCTGGAAAGATATTCACCATCACAGCCACGCCTTGCAAACACTGGCCGGGGCATGAATGCGTCGGTTTCATCGTCCACACAGAAGACTTTGGCGTTGCGGCCGATGGGAAGCCGAATGCCATTTACTTCACTGGGGATACCGTCTACATCCCCGAGCTGGCGCGCATGGCGGAGAAGTATCACATTGTTATTGCTTTGATGAATCTAGGGAAGGCGACGTTTGATGGGTTGCAGATTACCATGTGTGGGAAGCAAGGAGCACAGCTGTTTCGGGATATCAAGGCTGATGTGCTGGTTCCTATGCATCATGAGTCGTGGGATCATTTCACGCAGAATGAGCCCGAGTTGGCAAAGGAGCttcgggaggagggggtgttggattCGGTGCGGTGGCCTAAGCCTGGGGTGCCATTGGAGCTTTAA
- a CDS encoding hypothetical protein (COG:G; EggNog:ENOG503NYSR): MAATSDTPPDGGLKAWLSVLAGFFVIMNSWYVYPSVSFLIQSADKHTRGIIISFGIFQTYYVSTLHLPPSDISWIGSLAVFLLFFGGIISGRLTDAGYFRTTTTLGAFLIVFGCFMTSLCTTYWQLVLAQGVCIGIGNGCLLTPMMTVVSTYFGRRLPLAMGIAACGSVVGGLVYTGMARTLLPTIGFGWTLRAIGFIQLGTLTLAMVVVRPRQLPPKGEKTLPVVDFTAFREPAFSLFSFMGVFFGFFYLASYARDINGMSYTESLNLLLALNGIGFAGRLLPTPLAKLFGTLNTFIALILASALAMYTWIAVNSTAGLYGWTALYSIAVGGVQSLMPAAVAVLNSDLCNVGSRLGIVFGAIGIGSLIGSPIAGGLITAGGGSYVGAQAFSGSALATGALLILLAREIMRKKTRASFWSKL; encoded by the exons ATGGCAGCCACCAGTGATACACCCCCAGATGGAGGCTTGAAGGCCTGGCTATCTG TACTGGCcggcttcttcgtcatcatgaACAGCTGGTATGTATACCCAAGTGTATCATTCCTCATTCAATCCGCTGACAAGCATACCAGGGGAATCATCATATCCTTCGGCATCTTCCAAACATACTACGTCTCAACCCTtcatcttcccccctctGACATCTCGTGGATCGGATCTCTCGCCGttttcttgctcttcttcggCGGCATCATCAGTGGCCGCCTCACGGATGCTGGCTATTtccgcaccaccacaacgCTCGGCGCATTTCTCATTGTCTTTGGGTGTTTCATGACGTCTTTATGCACAACATACTGGCAGCTGGTGCTGGCCCAAGGAGTTTGCATTGGCATTGGCAACGGATGCTTGCTCACACCCATGATGACCGTCGTCTCGACATACTTTGGACGCAGGTTACCGCTTGCCATGGGGATTGCCGCGTGTGGAAGTGTTGTGGGGGGTCTCGTATACACTGGTATGGCGAGGACATTGCTACCTACTATTGGTTTTGGGTGGACTTTGAGGGCCATTGGGTTCATTCAACTGGGCACGTTGAcgctggcgatggtggtggtgcgacCGAGACAGTTACCGCCGAAGGGCGAGAAGACACTGCCAGTGGTGGATTTCACTGCTTTCAGAGAGCCCGCGTTCAGTCTGTTT TCATTCATGGGCGTTTTCTTCGGGTTCTTTTACCTCGCTTCATACGCCCGGGACATAAACGGGATGAGTTACACAGAGTCCCTAAACCTGTTGCTCGCCCTCAACGGAATTGGTTTCGCAGGACGTCTCCTGCCGACCCCCCTCGCCAAACTCTTCGGTACTCTCAACACCTTCATCGCACTCATTCTCGCCTCGGCGTTGGCCATGTATACGTGGATCGCTGTGAATTCGACCGCCGGACTGTACGGTTGGACTGCCTTGTACAGCATTGCTGTGGGCGGCGTTCAGTCCTTGATGCCGGCGGCGGTAGCCGTGTTGAACTCGGATCTGTGCAACGTGGGATCACGTCTGGGAATTGTTTTTGGTGCTATTGGCATTGGGTCTCTGATCGGTTCGCCGATAGCTGGTGGGCTCATTACTGCTGGAGGTGGATCCTATGTCGGGGCACAAGCCTTCTCAGGGAGTGCCCTCGCTACAGGTGCGTTACTCATCCTCTTGGCGAGGGAAATCATGAGAAAAAAGACACGTGCAAGTTTTTGGTCCAAATTGTAG
- a CDS encoding hypothetical protein (EggNog:ENOG503NUX8; COG:Q) produces the protein MLAESLVAALLAIAPVSARPEPDLWRRAVSAADVRTCALTDEAPHVKAPKANAWAPISPQDVKDVWKFVHDPERALNLTDPANATLTDNYVFLVDTLYLNKTQVLSYIDGDAAQPPKYARVVIFEGGKEEPVSQEYMVGPLPVGAETTIAPYDYPFNGGLGGKIPYDGRYMDGKRTAGYQPLLKQAMTDVADITKALFNGTYYGASDPRTDIVAANTGPHSLDGSQSWITIMFRYPGAASYVTPIDFYIILDITGTDISKYTLRGYVTNTKFFKTADELRKAFEAGEIISEFPQTRDQEWALLKAVPEMGVRDLDDRIAPQSIEIGGKRYKLDRENQYVEFMGWSFYMSFTRILGLMFYDIKFKGERIIYELSLQEAAAQYAGNQPKAANTVYHDTYFSIGSTSATLIEGFDCPFGATMLNVTYPANDVTDIHPQGICLFESDSGYPVARHRYGSGGNPNGFSNIAAVKSSALHARTIATIGNYDYLFDYAFHVDGSIEIEVRASGYLQSSPYYKDQTNFGARVGLGTQGSFHDHILSWKADFDIISTKNSLQRTDLIVVNQTQPWFPELGEFEQMELKAYNMEKEQQFNWAQNGQSMFCVVNDEEKNSWGVSRGYRLVPGRSNVHLTTHNSPFSKHSSHILKSHLAVTQHHDNEPYGNSWQNVNLPLKPQQDFSKLFNDESVDGEDIVVWFNLGMHHYTRSEDIPVTLYSEAVSSIVFAPQNFHDRAQEGDLQNRRWITSNATTGEITYEDQGLQLPTCKVALEEPATKILPWLKI, from the coding sequence ATGCTCGCCGAGTCTCTGGTGGCGGCCCTCTTGGCCATCGCCCCCGTCTCTGCTCGTCCGGAACCCGACCTCTGGCGCCGCGCTGTGAGCGCTGCTGACGTTCGCACCTGCGCCCTCACCGACGAAGCTCCTCACGTCAAGGCTCCCAAGGCTAACGCCTGGGCTCCCATCTCTCCTCAGGATGTCAAGGATGTCTGGAAGTTTGTCCACGATCCTGAGCgcgccctcaacctcacgGACCCTGCCAACGCCACCCTGACCGACAACTacgtcttcctcgtcgataCCTTGTACCTCAACAAGACCCAGGTCCTCAGCTACATCGACGGCGATGCAGCTCAGCCTCCCAAGTATGCTCGTGTCGTCATCTTCGAGGGCGGCAAGGAGGAGCCTGTCTCTCAGGAGTACATGGTTGGCCCCCTTCCTGTTGGTGCTGAGACCACCATCGCCCCTTACGACTACCCCTTCAACGGCGGCCTTGGTGGCAAGATCCCCTACGATGGTCGCTACATGGATGGCAAGCGCACCGCTGGctatcaacctctcctcaaGCAGGCCATGACTGATGTCGccgacatcaccaaggcTCTCTTCAATGGTACCTACTACGGTGCCAGCGACCCCCGCACCGACATTGTTGCTGCCAACACTGGTCCCCACTCTCTCGATGGCTCCCAGTCCTGGATCACCATCATGTTCAGATACCCTGGCGCCGCCAGCTACGTCACTCCCATTGACTTCTACATCATTCTCGACATCACCGGCACCGACATCTCCAAGTACACCCTCCGCGGCTatgtcaccaacaccaagttCTTCAAGACTGCCGATGAGCTCCGCAAGGCCTTCGAGGCTGGCGAGATCATCAGCGAGTTCCCTCAGACCCGTGACCAGGAGTGGGCCCTTCTCAAGGCTGTCCCTGAGATGGGTGTTCGTGACCTTGACGACCGCATTGCTCCCCAGAGCATTGAGATTGGTGGCAAGCGCTACAAGCTCGACCGCGAGAACCAGTATGTTGAGTTCATGGGCTGGTCTTTCTACATGTCCTTCACTCGCATCCTCGGTCTCATGTTCTACGACATCAAGTTCAAGGGTGAGCGCATCATCTACGAGCTCTCTCtccaggaggctgctgctcagtATGCTGGCAACCAGCCCAAGGCTGCCAACACTGTCTACCACGACACTTACTTCTCCATCGGTTCCACCTCTGCCACTCTCATCGAGGGGTTCGACTGCCCCTTCGGCGCCACCATGCTGAACGTCACCTATCCCGCCAACGATGTCACCGATATCCACCCCCAGGGTATCTGCCTGTTCGAGTCTGACTCCGGATACCCCGTTGCCCGTCACAGATATGGCAGCGGTGGCAACCCCAACGGTTTCTCCAACATTGCCGCCGTCAAGAGCTCTGCTCTCCATGCCCGCACCATTGCCACCATTGGTAACTACGACTACCTCTTCGACTATGCTTTCCACGTTGACGGCTCCATCGAGATTGAGGTCCGCGCTTCCGGCTATCTCCAGTCTTCCCCCTACTACAAGGACCAGACCAACTTTGGCGCTCGTGTCGGCCTTGGCACCCAGGGTTCTTTCCACGACCACATTCTCTCCTGGAAGGCCGATTTCGATATCATCTCCACCAAGAACTCCCTCCAGCGCACCGatctcatcgtcgtcaaccAGACCCAGCCCTGGTTCCCCGAGCTCGGCGAGTTCGAACAGATGGAGCTCAAGGCCTACAacatggagaaggagcagcagTTCAACTGGGCCCAGAACGGCCAGAGCATGTTCTGCGTCGTCaacgacgaggagaagaactCCTGGGGTGTCTCCCGCGGTTACCGCCTCGTGCCCGGCCGCAGCAACgtccacctcaccacccacaactcccccttctccaagcACTCCTCCCACATCCTCAAGTCTCACCTCGCCGTCACCCAGCACCACGACAACGAGCCCTATGGCAACTCGTGGCAGAACGTTAACCTGCCCCTCAAGCCCCAGCAGGACTtctccaagctcttcaacGACGAGAGCGTCGATGGTGAGGACATTGTTGTCTGGTTCAACCTCGGCATGCACCACTACACCCGCTCTGAGGATATCCCCGTCACCCTCTACTCCGAGGCCGTCTCCAGCATCGTGTTCGCTCCCCAGAACTTCCACGACCGCGCCCAGGAGGGTGATCTCCAGAACAGACGCTGGATCACCTCCAACGCCACCACTGGTGAGATCACCTATGAGGACCAGGGTCTTCAGCTCCCCACTTGCAAGGTTGCCCTCGAGGAGCCCGCTACCAAGATTCTTCCTTGGCTCAAGATCTAG
- a CDS encoding hypothetical protein (EggNog:ENOG503NU0C; COG:S), translated as MDIEGLATQKTGLVSHEGDFLRIANEYFTPYYQPLIRWVDRLRKVVFPNRGRWEREDTGPYFQMRQILQEAQMDPAI; from the coding sequence ATGGACATAGAGGGGTTAGCGACTCAGAAGACAGGGCTAGTAAGCCACGAGGGGGACTTCCTCAGGATCGCTAACGAGTATTTTACTCCTTATTATCAGCCACTGATACGTTGGGTCGACCGATTACGGAAAGTTGTCTTTCCAAATCGTGGAaggtgggagagagaggacaCAGGGCCATATTTTCAGATGCGGCAGATCCTTCAAGAAGCCCAAATGGATCCGGCTATCTAA